The nucleotide window TTTTGAACTGACAAGAGGAGGGTGTCATGACgttattttagtagcttttatgggcatgttattttagccatagtccTGCAGCTTgcaccctttagcctagtaacaattcatttcattttctgagcagaagcttctttctgtgtgatgttttattttcttttatctctGTCTTCCTAGGGAAACTAAAGGGTGGATTAGGTCTAACACACCTGTGCTGTAGTAGTACCTAAGTGGCGTAGGTAGGAATCCTGACACTTAGCACTCTGACACTATGATGggtcttttcctgtgtttcactttccttgtcaacaCATTGCTATTATTCTTTTTTATCATCCTAATAATTgcactacatcagtggttcccaaacttttttgatccccggctccattgacctattggctgtgttggccacagctccccgttatgttactttttttggcgggtgggggaacgtaatcccagcctgtacctgcactatttaccgtttgtcttctttattctctccttcacgttgctgaaaaccatttattggaaactatttttgttatagggatattattaatggtactttggcgccctccgctggtcagaataattaatgcagggtgtttttttccaataccacgaggaaaagctaccatttcaaagcacctccgagtggtttccagactgtgtgcggcgcccctggctagttttgacggcgcgccacggagccgcggcgcacagtttgggaaccactgcactacatgATATTTCATCTAGAgcacagttgattcaataaaatattttgaaccaatttctgcttctgtctttgcatgtatgagacaaatgtaactgagagaaaagactGAGATCTGTTGCACCACAATTTCCCTCAGAAATCAGAATTTCATGTGCCTGATttccacaaatcactgccacttttaGGTGCTGGTGGGGTACTGctaggccaacagttgtcaaacAGTGTGGAATTTGACTCAGTTCCCGACAGACTGGTGGTGCTCCTGCCTGAATCTAGCAGCCTCATTTAATATAATGAGAGTGAAAAATGACAACTTGTGAGGGAGAACTAGTAACAAACTGAAGCGTTATGtattcatttacatttgacttgtgagggacaCCAAGTTACAACTTGTGGCACTGCACCTTCATGAAAgtatatcaatattttgcatttgactTGTACGGGGCATCAAGTAACAACTAGTGGAGTTGCAATTTCATGTAAGAATTTCAAGGCGTTTTTATTTAAGTTGTGGTGGCCACCTAAAATCCAatagtggaactgcagcttcatgtaAGAATCTCAATGattttgcatttgacttgtgacGGACACCTAGTAATGACTTCTAGAAGGGCACCTTCACAAAGAATGTAAATGCTTTTGCAATTGACTTGTGAGGGAAACCTAGTAAAGAACTGCAGCTTCATGTGAGAATTTCAGTACATTTGCAGTTGACTAGTGAGGGACACCTAGAAATGACTTGCAAAACTGCACCTTCATGAAAGAATATCAAGGCTTTTGCATTTGACATGAGAGGGTTTCCTAGTAGTGACTAGTGGAAATGCGGCTTCATATACGAATTACAATGTCTTTGCATTTAATTAGATAGGGACACCTAGTAATGACTAGGGGGACAGCAGTTTCATTGAAGAATTTCAAGGCTTTGAATTTGCCTAACGagagatacttagggccagatatgcaaaggctttaactcgtcgcaaacagcgaaaatcgcgatgcacattcccattttgcgagtcggtaacctggtaaccgactcgcaaaatgggactgagagtcgcaaatagaaaggggtgctccccttcctatttgcgggtcgcagcgCAATGTAAGATTGCTTTGTAACTGCAAAcccagtcgcaaagcaatcgcagttaccaccagtgtcacactggtggtaacccagtccccatgggaccccttcccctttgtgaatggccatgacattttttttttgcgcaggcagtggtcctatggaccactgcctgctctgaaaaaatgaaactgacacgtttcattttttcatttgtaatgcatctcgtttccctttaaggaaaacgggctgcattacaaaaaaaaaactgctttatttaaaagcagtcacagacatggtggtctgctgtctccatcaggccaccatccatgtgagtgctgcgactcacaagggggtcgcaaattgcgacccacttcattaatattaaagaggtgggcctttgcgacccccttgctactcgcagatggtgtcagggacaccatcctgcatccggcattgcgactcgcaaattgcgagtcgcaatgccagtttttcctacatctggcccctagtgacgaCTTGTTTAACTGCAGTTTCATGAATGAATGCCAATGcttttgcattacatttttgaGGGACACCTAGTAAGGACTAGTGGAACTGTGGCTTGATGTAAGACTTTCAAAGATTTGGCATTTGCGTTGTGAGAGACACCTGGTAACAACttgtggaactgcaccttcacaaaAGAATATCAATTCATTTGCATTTGAGGGGCACCTAGTAACAACTAGTGGGACGGCAGATCAATGTAGGAATTTCAATGCCTTGCATTTGACTTTTGAGGGACAACTAGTAATGGCTGAGGGAACTGCAGCTTCATGAAAGAATGTCATTGCTTTTCAATTTGACTTGTAAGTGACACCTGGTAACAACTAGTGAAACTGAAACTTTGTGTAAGAATTTCAAtacttttgcatttgacttgtacatattttattaacatggggattggtgtttacaaacgccTCTCACTTTGggttcagagaaagaaaagtaaagagaaTTAGGTGACAATGTTGATGGGGTACAGAGAGTGAGAAAAGAAAGACTTTAGGTCGTactttttttaaacacagcgcatcgtaaatacctgtaaatgaactgtactcattcaacaagtaggatagcaaacatgaagcacttttttgtaattctgaagtgtgatggaaacaaagattgtaatagtatctaaacaaatcaagatactttacttggtgctacacaaattatacattttcattcgatttccacacattttcatttggtataatatagttttattagtaaaactgtatgtctatgcaatATTTAGGttttcattatgaacctggcggtgagtgataaagtggcggtaatgccaccaacaggctggcggtaactatcgacaaattatgaccatggcggtgataagtcccatagacagccaatgtaccacaccaaccgccagggcagaaacaacactcaccacggcggtatccGCCAACAACCAGGCGGGAGACAacgtaccacccaccatattatgacacaggaaaccactacgttttccggggtagtaccaacgccatcaaaagcctggtggaaacacattactgaagagaaaagactcaccattggagacacagagaagaacaacgctgcatggaacccgaactgcaagttttcctgataatcttctatgttatgctccacctggaacaccaatgcagacGATGACggggagtacagctgcctagcacacaagagagggagggaggaaaacaagagtgacacacacacacacacaacacacaccagacacacacataccatacacacaaaaaacaatttgcacccgatacacagcagaataatgcaaggacaacaggaatgcacgaaGGTGAATgcattaatatcaacagctaataaataatcaaattgtccctgaaacagatatgtacacatgtacacaaagggacactgcccagtccaatgttcaaagggcccacatgcccacaaggcacagtccaaggccccactcaaatcctgacttcatcctgatagaactctgcaggggcatcagtttgcaagtgggcaggtacctcaggggtatgggggtcacctcagcctgaGTCGCAAACaggcccactggttttggagggggctccatgcccattactctgtcctggggagtgcaaggctacagtctctggagtgggtgattttcccactggttctggagggagctccatgcccattgctctgtcctggggagtgcaaggccacagtctctggagtgggtgacttgcccactggttctggagggggctccatgcccatttccctgtcctggggagtgcaaggggccacagtctctggagtgggtgacttgcccactggttctggagggggctccatgcccatttccctgtcctggcgagtgcaaggcaacagtctgtggagtgggtgacttgcccactggttctggagggggcccctcatacagcagcccctggagggtggcctacatggcgtctgctggtggtgatggctgcacgttggtggaaGATggcggtgtctcctgggcagcctctgcagttggtgatggctgcagtgtggtggcagattgaggtgcctcctgggcagcctctgcaggtggtgatggctccagtgtggtgacagatggaggtgcctcctgggcagcctctgcagatgGCGATGGATGCAGTGTGgcagcagatggaggtgcctcctgggcagcctctgcaggtggtgatggctgcacttcctcagctggcggtgtgggccctgtgaccactggtggtggtggtggaggtgtcaccctgacagcctccgctggagtagagggattCGTCTCttccatgacatggggcgtggattccttacccttcctggcaggggttgatggcttcttccccttcttggatggaggtgcaggctccttccccttattgcctggaggtgcaggctcctacccctttttgcctggaggtgtggtatccttttcaccacgactaggtggtgccaccactgtcccagtaggctgtttggctgaggtgctgggctgggtcattgggaccctgctcttacgagcaggatggggagggggagggaagaggtcaagttgggcaaagaaaagcttcttagggacggtgggaggagggaggagtgatgggagtggagattgagggagtggttgtaagaggtgtatgtctgctggattagaGTGCAGGTGCCTGGCCagtatgctggtgtgaggtggatggctgttggctatgtgagtgcttacgtttgtgtccttttaaaggggggacagacatggtggatagacgacacaggggacgcgtgcatagatgttgtgaaggtgtctgctagtgaggtgtttttgctgcttggtgtggtgatgttggtggtgaatgtatgtgcagtgcatgcaggtgtgagtgtggacgtgactgggagggagctggaggaggaggagggggagacaggtaaggcagtggatgttgttgtgtctgcaactgtatggtgtttgtgtgagtgcttctgggatgaagtgtggtgcttgtgtttgcctgtgccactcttgggtgttgtcttgtgtgcatgcttgtctgtatgtgtgcctgggatgggtaggggttgaggggaatggaactgggaagtggtagttggagtggggactgtagaaacagggtccatggctgccatcagagaggaggccagagcctgaactaatctctgttgggccaccaatccactgtgaataccctccaggaatgcattgcattgctgcatctgggatgccaggcccaagatggcattcacaatgtttgattgtctaacagagatggatctcaggaggtcaatagcctcctcactcagggcagcagggctcactggggcagggcctgaggtgtctcgggtgaaggagattcccaccctcctgggtgagcgggcacgggcaactctctgaggggctactgggagggcggtgatggaacggtgggtggcagctgtacctgcaactGGGTGGTTAcaggaggtgtctgccaccaccagggagctcccatcggaggaggtatctgagtctgtgttgtcacctcctgtctctgctgtggtgctcccctcgctctccgtcccactggttccctcggcgtcggtggactttgtctcctgggtcctgtgggatgcagctccctctgtcaccggtgcccctgctcctccgccagatgatgctaatgcacaaaaggacaggatgacagaacaaaaaagggggggggaaagacaaagggaacactgggtcaatgactgcaccaacaccactgttggtatacacagcaccatcacacacagggaacaggcttaagcactatgcattgcactgccagtgatatggctagatgctaaggcaagatgagggccacacactgccacctgcacccctccttgGACCCACGATTCCCTGCCTGGAAtgtactgctaacaagctaggttacctataATTGATATACACCCAATACCCTAGAGTTGACACACGCTGCAATGTGTGgcttggccttaggggcacccactaactcacatccaccacccggatcccaccccacctgcaaatatttgtaatgatacccactgtactcacccccttgtggctgctgtgattccctcaagcacccatccagctcagggtaggccagctcagggtaggccaccaccagtatgcgggccatcaggagggtcaggtttcgacgggcaccccttcatcattgggaggccatccccagctgggcatccgtggTCTTCtgtaccataatcccttctttggatgggcgctgacctgcagaggcaatacagacaggagaacaccattgaacaaacagtccagcctgtcacacaaatggttcaccatacccttttccatcaccattggcacatacatcgcccgaagcacaccatgtacaccaccactagacattcccccaccccgatgacacgatgcttgcacacacatccccatgcatccttcccacatgcatcatgcccaatatgtactcaactgttggtctggaagcccatacagcagtccgtactgggataggaccccatccaccagtcactccaaatcctacgaagtgaaggtaggggcctttccgcaatcacacgggccatggggggttccagacacaggtcacagcagcacacgcagtgtagatgttctcccgttgaaggtcaggaaacgtgagaagaatcagatagaaaatgacagtcacgtccacggcggtgttcaccgtcactgccggcgcaggTCCCCATTGGCCacggtactccatagagccccatattatccaatgaggaattgcacggcggtgcaagaccgccttccgccacaatgcccaacgtcggcggagttaccttacttccacctgtccctacatacaggacaggcggtcgtcatTTCAGGCGGGGGGAaacagtcatatcgacattaactgcatcacagattagattggcacatacctcatcATTAAcattgtcccattacataagtgcaccaagtataaTGAAGTTGTGGTtcagttgttccaattgtgacagcctgctcactcttgtgtcccttagatacctaccgctgcagatgaataggagatggagacatacccccgttacagaccccttgtggtgTTGGCTAcattgaaggacaggcacattatcctcaattatagactggacagggccacaatcacatagcagTGTGtccaattggaggcagacctgatctcatctatccatcatccgactgggatcacccctcttgtgcaagtgctatcagagctccatttcttggcaactggttcttttcaagtgatagtgggcttggcagcaggaatttcacagccaatgttctcaatcgtgctggcaagagtgttgtctgccctggtaaaacacatgtacagctacatttctttcccccaggtggaagaattggccactgtgaaggccagattttatgcaatgggacatatccccaatgtcattggggcgattgacggtacacatattgcgtttgtcctgaatgaacaggtgttcaggaatcataagagtttccactcactgaatgtgcagatggtgtgcctggtggactagtaaatctcccaggtcaatgctaagtatccttggtcggtgcatgatgcctttgttctgaggaatagcagcatccccaatgtgatggcccaactaagaggacagggtgtggctaaaaggtgagccttggtccccacccactgtatgtaagtgtatgccttctggtggtgtgaaccccataggattgtgtgaggctaaatgtggtccctcaatacttgcaggtgactttggctacccaaactgattgtggctgctgacccctgtgaggaatgccaggacagggcctgaggaatgttataatgaggcacatgggcgaaccagacggatcatcgagaggaccttcggcctcctgaaggccaggttcaggtgcttccatctgacaggtggatccctgtgctactcacccgagaaggtctgccacatagtagtggcatgatgcatgttgcacaaactggccctcagaggccatgtgccttttctgcaggaggaagagactggagatgcccctgcggcagcagtagaccctcaggacagtgagaatgaagaggctgaggatgaagacaacaggacatcagctatccgtcagtacttccaatgacacacaggtcagaAAGTGCAACTGCAcaatcctatgactattggtgttttCTGTGTGGGTGTAGCATGATGGTGTAaacttcctttgcatttcaacctactgtcacctatggtttgtcattttacagatgttggtgatataataaCTATGTACTGTTGTGCTgtctacagacagttacaggtcgttatttttatgctctcacagtgtacagtttatttgcactagatgtgactgtttccaaaaatacacattttcaaaacataaaattctagtagtcaagttgtgttcaaggctgtttattgcagtgctaaaaagttgagggaaaagtgcaatggaatggggtgatgatggaggaaagtccagggtattgtttcagcctgtttgtagcacaggtccagtgtccaaggggacataggaaggggagcaaaggcagttcaaagtggacaaggtgactgagtgggacacaagggagacaatcaggagagcctcatttcctggcggtggtcttggcaagtgtctcttgcttctgtctggttttcagaaaacgtttgcgggtggttcaccttctgcagggggagagatactggtggcctgtgggacctgtggcagggcctcctgccgactagctgcagcagaagtggacggctggtcaatggactggctagtggtaggggccagct belongs to Pleurodeles waltl isolate 20211129_DDA chromosome 9, aPleWal1.hap1.20221129, whole genome shotgun sequence and includes:
- the LOC138259691 gene encoding uncharacterized protein; translation: MEETNPSTPAEAVRVTPPPPPPVVTGPTPPAEEVQPSPPAEAAQEAPPSAATLHPSPSAEAAQEAPPSVTTLEPSPPAEAAQEAPQSATTLQPSPTAEAAQETPPSSTNVQPSPPADAM